One genomic segment of Pseudomonas sp. RU47 includes these proteins:
- a CDS encoding CaiB/BaiF CoA transferase family protein — protein sequence MSAPLASLKILDFSTLLPGPFASLLLADMGAEVLRIESPTRMDLLRVLPPHDHGVSASHAYLNRNKRSLALDLKQPEALEVVKQLLGDYDIVLEQFRPGVMERLGLGYEALKAINPKLIYVSITGYGQTGPYKDRAGHDINYLALAGLSSYTGRADSGPLPLGMQVADVAGGSLHGVIGLLAAVIARQQTGQGTHLDVSMTDCAFSLNAMAGAGYLACGEEPEWEDQMLNGGSFYDHYRSRDGRWMSVGSLEPGFMQQLCTALGRPELAAQGLSPKPEQQRALKYALTVEFEKHDFAELCEMFAGIDACVEPVLSLGEAVRHPQLQARELVTQVPRADGTTQAQMACPLKFSEALPAPRHVGAVLGQHTDQVLAELGFSAERIAELRALKVVA from the coding sequence ATGTCTGCACCGCTGGCCTCACTGAAGATCCTCGATTTCTCGACATTGCTGCCGGGGCCGTTCGCCTCGCTGTTGCTGGCGGACATGGGCGCTGAAGTACTGCGCATCGAATCGCCGACACGCATGGATCTGCTGCGCGTGTTGCCGCCGCATGATCACGGAGTATCGGCCAGCCATGCCTACCTGAACCGCAACAAACGCAGTCTGGCGCTGGACCTCAAACAGCCCGAGGCGCTGGAGGTGGTCAAGCAACTGCTGGGCGATTACGACATCGTTCTGGAGCAGTTTCGCCCCGGCGTGATGGAGCGTCTGGGCCTGGGCTATGAAGCGCTGAAGGCGATCAACCCGAAGCTGATTTATGTGTCGATTACCGGTTACGGCCAGACCGGGCCGTACAAGGATCGCGCCGGGCATGACATCAACTATCTGGCGCTGGCCGGGCTTTCCAGTTACACCGGCCGCGCCGACAGCGGCCCGTTGCCGTTGGGCATGCAAGTGGCGGATGTCGCCGGTGGTTCGTTGCACGGGGTGATCGGCTTGTTGGCGGCGGTGATTGCCCGACAGCAAACGGGGCAGGGTACACATCTGGACGTGAGCATGACTGACTGTGCGTTCAGCCTGAATGCCATGGCCGGGGCCGGGTATCTCGCTTGCGGCGAAGAGCCTGAGTGGGAAGATCAGATGCTCAACGGCGGCAGCTTCTACGATCATTACCGCTCTCGCGATGGCCGCTGGATGTCGGTGGGCAGTCTGGAACCGGGCTTTATGCAGCAACTGTGTACGGCGTTGGGGCGGCCGGAGTTGGCCGCGCAAGGGCTGTCCCCAAAGCCTGAGCAGCAGCGGGCGTTGAAATACGCACTGACGGTCGAGTTTGAAAAACATGACTTTGCTGAACTATGTGAAATGTTTGCCGGGATCGATGCGTGTGTCGAGCCGGTGTTGAGTCTGGGTGAGGCGGTGCGCCATCCGCAGTTGCAGGCGCGGGAACTGGTGACGCAGGTGCCGCGCGCGGATGGCACGACACAGGCGCAGATGGCCTGTCCGTTGAAGTTTTCCGAAGCGTTGCCGGCGCCGCGGCATGTTGGCGCGGTGTTGGGGCAGCATACGGATCAGGTGTTGGCGGAGTTGGGGTTCAGTGCTGAGCGGATTGCTGAATTGCGAGCCTTAAAGGTAGTTGCGTAG
- a CDS encoding Yip1 family protein: protein MIHHVVGLFTHPDQEWKEIRGDQEESISHMYLTHTLILAAIPAVSAFIGTTQVGWVIGNRAPVMLTFESALWMTIMSYLAMLGGVAVMGAFVHWMARTYDANPSLARCVAFATYTATPLFVGGLAALYPHMWLGMIVGTAAICYTVYLLYVGLPTFMNIPSDEGFLFSSSVLAVGLVVLVAIMAFTVIVWGLGVGPVYTN from the coding sequence ATGATCCATCACGTAGTGGGACTTTTCACCCACCCCGATCAGGAATGGAAGGAAATCCGTGGCGACCAAGAGGAAAGCATCAGCCACATGTACCTCACCCACACGCTGATTCTGGCGGCGATCCCCGCTGTCTCGGCGTTTATCGGCACTACTCAGGTTGGCTGGGTGATCGGCAACCGCGCACCGGTGATGCTCACCTTTGAAAGCGCACTGTGGATGACGATCATGTCGTACCTGGCAATGCTCGGCGGGGTCGCGGTCATGGGTGCCTTTGTGCACTGGATGGCCCGCACCTATGACGCCAATCCGAGCCTGGCCCGTTGCGTGGCATTTGCCACTTACACGGCGACACCGCTGTTTGTCGGTGGGCTGGCGGCGCTGTATCCACATATGTGGCTGGGGATGATCGTCGGTACGGCGGCCATCTGCTACACGGTTTATCTGCTGTATGTGGGTCTGCCGACGTTCATGAATATTCCGTCGGACGAGGGTTTTCTGTTCTCGAGCTCGGTGCTCGCGGTGGGTCTGGTAGTGCTGGTCGCCATCATGGCATTCACCGTGATCGTCTGGGGACTGGGCGTAGGTCCCGTTTACACCAACTGA
- a CDS encoding site-specific integrase gives MLQYFSEKNIDLPARVASGKFISLKEYMQFYDSCCLHKGAFDAASNVKHFRVNDKHLRNIIVANQKGMAKVSSETLQGRVRRLRCFLDWLFEQFHEVHEVDEVISEQFAKLITKIKLDEEGLRRNGSQQVSGAEESVLPDEIFLKLLELIMPSSPNNPFKASRVRNYLIVNLLVQSGIRRGALGKLKISDFNFYGTYDQISIYRSGNDSTDPRAEKPNQKTKAHLATVEKNVMHEVEFYINHIRTIFPRAKYHDFLLISENDSKGTAGQPLSLKSINSIFQKISTALGVRVHPHMLRHKWNEIFDEKGERRGINPVLLEDIRKYAMGWSQNTTMNNVYNDKRLALKARELSLAHQHKVDQKK, from the coding sequence GTGCTGCAGTACTTTTCAGAAAAGAATATCGACTTGCCAGCACGGGTTGCATCGGGAAAGTTTATTTCGCTGAAAGAGTATATGCAGTTTTATGATAGTTGTTGTTTGCACAAAGGCGCATTTGATGCAGCTTCAAATGTGAAGCACTTTAGAGTAAATGATAAGCACCTGAGAAATATCATAGTCGCCAATCAGAAAGGTATGGCAAAGGTATCTAGCGAGACTTTGCAAGGTCGCGTCAGGCGTCTTAGGTGTTTTCTTGACTGGCTATTTGAACAGTTTCACGAAGTGCATGAGGTTGACGAAGTAATAAGCGAACAATTTGCTAAGCTGATTACTAAAATTAAACTGGATGAAGAAGGGCTTCGAAGAAATGGAAGCCAACAAGTAAGTGGTGCTGAGGAGTCGGTCCTTCCGGATGAGATTTTCCTGAAGTTGCTCGAATTGATAATGCCTTCTTCTCCTAATAATCCATTCAAAGCATCAAGGGTCAGAAATTATCTGATCGTCAATTTGCTAGTACAAAGCGGCATCAGAAGAGGCGCGTTGGGAAAGTTAAAAATTTCAGATTTCAATTTCTATGGTACTTACGATCAGATATCTATCTATAGGTCTGGAAACGATTCAACAGATCCACGCGCTGAAAAACCCAATCAAAAAACAAAAGCGCACTTGGCTACGGTTGAAAAAAATGTAATGCATGAAGTTGAGTTTTATATTAATCACATTCGTACAATATTTCCTCGCGCTAAATATCATGACTTTTTGCTTATCAGCGAAAATGATTCAAAAGGTACCGCGGGTCAACCGCTTTCTCTGAAATCAATCAATTCAATCTTTCAGAAAATTTCTACAGCATTGGGGGTTCGTGTGCATCCTCATATGTTGCGTCACAAGTGGAATGAAATATTCGATGAAAAGGGAGAGCGGCGTGGCATCAATCCAGTTCTTCTTGAGGATATTAGAAAATATGCTATGGGTTGGTCGCAAAATACAACCATGAATAATGTTTATAATGACAAGCGACTTGCATTGAAAGCGAGGGAGTTATCACTAGCACACCAGCATAAAGTAGATCAAAAAAAATGA
- a CDS encoding DEAD/DEAH box helicase, whose translation MNSTLRVWQHDCITLAMQHFTQQPHFFCQATPGAGKTKMAAELARQLLQQDKIDLILCFAPSRQTMDGFQRTFSAALGKRLDGLIGAVGAVCTYQGMEYRDAAFWKLFDDYRVFAVFDEIHHCAGHDLLLSNAWGQQIVQRIQDRATFTLALSGTPWRSDQKAIALARYSQPDGVLICDYRYGLQEAIADGVCRSPRIVVLDNNMVRLTETLSTEGTVTTYPSIARLLSESPVSYEDLLFHDDILRQILFLGCTKLREIRERHPEAGGLVVATNIEHAHRIADLMRAQGEVCQVVTNKTPNAQQVINDYRHGGCTWIIAVGMISEGTDIPRLQVCCHLSRIRTELHYRQVLGRILRRSSDADGKAWLYVLAEPALQQYSERLADDLPDDHAVLSVVRASQFECDDQINDHPEDPSGIEISILGGSMGGAFSRMGSDHAISILGSSEPALYELNFSQHYRTQLLSVY comes from the coding sequence ATGAACTCCACTCTCAGGGTATGGCAGCACGACTGCATTACGTTGGCTATGCAGCACTTCACCCAGCAACCTCATTTTTTTTGCCAAGCAACTCCCGGTGCTGGCAAGACGAAAATGGCAGCGGAGTTGGCCAGGCAATTGCTTCAGCAAGATAAGATAGATCTGATTCTCTGCTTTGCTCCGTCACGGCAAACAATGGATGGATTTCAGAGAACATTCTCCGCCGCTCTAGGGAAGCGCCTGGATGGATTGATAGGTGCCGTCGGAGCTGTTTGCACGTATCAAGGGATGGAATATCGAGACGCAGCGTTCTGGAAGCTGTTCGACGACTATAGGGTGTTCGCAGTTTTCGATGAAATCCATCACTGCGCCGGCCATGACTTGCTGTTAAGCAATGCATGGGGTCAGCAGATTGTGCAAAGGATTCAAGATCGCGCCACCTTCACTCTTGCGCTCTCGGGGACACCCTGGAGGTCTGACCAGAAGGCAATAGCGCTTGCTCGATATTCTCAACCAGACGGGGTGCTGATCTGTGATTACCGATATGGCCTGCAGGAGGCAATCGCTGACGGCGTATGTCGGTCACCGCGTATCGTCGTATTGGATAACAACATGGTGAGATTAACTGAAACGCTATCCACAGAAGGCACCGTCACGACGTATCCGAGTATTGCCAGGCTACTTTCTGAGTCACCCGTGTCTTATGAAGATCTGCTTTTTCATGACGATATCCTGCGGCAGATTCTGTTTTTAGGGTGCACAAAGCTTCGCGAAATCCGTGAACGACATCCGGAAGCCGGGGGGCTGGTGGTTGCGACAAACATTGAGCACGCTCACCGCATAGCTGACCTTATGCGTGCTCAGGGGGAGGTTTGTCAGGTCGTGACCAATAAGACGCCAAACGCGCAGCAGGTCATCAATGATTATCGACATGGTGGCTGCACTTGGATTATTGCGGTTGGCATGATCAGCGAGGGGACGGACATACCGAGGCTGCAGGTTTGCTGTCATCTAAGTCGTATACGTACCGAACTGCACTATCGCCAGGTCTTGGGCAGAATTCTTAGGCGCTCAAGTGATGCGGATGGAAAAGCTTGGCTATATGTTCTCGCGGAACCAGCGCTCCAGCAGTACTCGGAGCGTTTGGCCGATGATTTGCCCGATGATCATGCCGTATTGAGTGTCGTACGAGCTTCGCAGTTTGAGTGCGACGACCAGATTAACGACCATCCAGAAGATCCTAGCGGCATTGAGATCTCCATTTTAGGAGGTTCAATGGGCGGAGCCTTTTCCCGAATGGGGAGCGATCACGCAATTTCGATTCTCGGCTCATCTGAGCCTGCATTGTATGAACTCAACTTTTCACAGCACTACCGAACTCAGCTTCTGAGCGTGTATTGA
- a CDS encoding SprT family zinc-dependent metalloprotease: protein MPEQLNTRVEDCYQLAESFFKRSFPRPVVSLKLRGQKAGVAHLHENLLRFNPQLYRENAEHFLKQTVAHEVAHLIAHQLFGDRIQPHGEEWQLIMRGVYELPPDRCHTYAIKRRSVTRYIYKCPCADSDFPFSAQRHSLVRQGRRYLCRRCRSTLVFSGEMRVE from the coding sequence ATGCCCGAGCAACTCAATACCCGCGTCGAAGACTGTTACCAACTCGCAGAATCCTTTTTCAAACGTTCTTTCCCACGCCCTGTCGTCAGTCTCAAGCTGCGCGGGCAAAAAGCCGGTGTCGCGCATCTGCACGAGAACCTGCTGCGCTTCAATCCGCAGCTGTACCGGGAAAACGCCGAACACTTCCTCAAGCAGACCGTGGCCCACGAAGTTGCGCACCTGATCGCCCATCAGCTGTTCGGCGACCGTATCCAGCCGCATGGCGAGGAATGGCAATTGATCATGCGCGGGGTTTACGAACTGCCACCGGATCGCTGCCACACCTATGCAATCAAACGCCGCAGCGTGACCCGCTATATCTACAAATGCCCGTGCGCCGACAGCGATTTTCCGTTTTCGGCGCAGCGCCATAGTCTGGTGCGGCAGGGGCGGCGGTATTTGTGTCGGCGCTGCCGGAGTACTTTGGTGTTCAGTGGTGAGATGCGGGTGGAATGA
- a CDS encoding fimbria/pilus chaperone family protein, giving the protein MRLSPCFFSGIILCFTSLGVEATGMVPQTSVVIVEQSEGEGAVNVKSTDTFPNLLLTTIENIPEDTETLVSVIPPVSRVEAGKIQRVRFIMTSQVPLKTERLKRVIFEGVPPQKKDVQETRISIVQNLPMIIRPAGLEKDLEPWKHLVWKIKGSNLELSNPSPYVVRLGQNVQTLPDNTSWTLPNAYVLPGQMLTIVPEGDKHIGVTQKVRISPATTWGFSAGNYDSPLAD; this is encoded by the coding sequence ATGAGACTTTCTCCTTGTTTTTTCAGCGGGATAATCCTGTGCTTTACTTCCTTGGGGGTTGAGGCGACCGGAATGGTGCCTCAGACTTCCGTTGTCATTGTTGAACAAAGTGAAGGTGAGGGTGCCGTCAACGTTAAGAGTACAGATACTTTCCCGAACTTACTGCTGACAACCATTGAAAATATTCCTGAGGATACCGAAACGTTGGTGAGCGTCATCCCGCCAGTGTCGAGGGTAGAAGCGGGAAAAATCCAACGTGTACGTTTCATCATGACCAGCCAGGTCCCATTAAAGACCGAACGGTTGAAGCGCGTGATATTCGAGGGAGTGCCTCCGCAAAAAAAAGACGTGCAGGAGACGAGAATTTCTATCGTTCAGAACTTGCCGATGATTATCCGTCCCGCAGGACTTGAGAAAGATCTGGAGCCGTGGAAGCACCTCGTTTGGAAAATTAAGGGGAGTAATCTTGAACTGAGTAATCCTTCACCCTATGTGGTTCGTCTTGGGCAAAATGTGCAAACCTTGCCGGATAATACTTCGTGGACGCTACCTAACGCCTATGTACTCCCTGGCCAGATGTTGACCATCGTACCGGAGGGAGATAAACATATTGGCGTTACCCAGAAAGTTCGTATTTCCCCAGCCACTACTTGGGGCTTTAGCGCAGGAAACTACGACTCTCCCCTTGCAGACTAA
- a CDS encoding DUF4238 domain-containing protein, whose translation MQHLLTLNLTIWSEGGREIVSAKKSDVKFIITDNPVTLYNAACPPEVPTCRYPNEPSVQWNGTQTIFPLDAEHCLILSHLDYAKQTEGVDLLAERQNARNFGKSLARTDVWIRSRALSRDQVLAINYLLKSRACKHVAAPVEDWLYPEREYAGDWGQIGEVLLPPADELWHFGGEMFVGYEDGSTLYQDPYGVLQAVMSI comes from the coding sequence ATGCAGCACCTATTGACACTGAACTTGACCATCTGGAGTGAAGGGGGTCGTGAGATCGTCTCCGCGAAAAAGTCGGACGTTAAATTCATCATTACTGACAATCCTGTCACCCTCTACAATGCGGCCTGCCCTCCAGAGGTGCCGACGTGTCGCTACCCAAATGAACCGTCCGTGCAATGGAACGGGACGCAAACGATTTTCCCTCTAGATGCCGAGCATTGCCTAATCCTTAGCCACCTCGATTACGCGAAGCAGACAGAGGGTGTCGACCTGTTAGCCGAGAGACAGAATGCCCGCAACTTCGGAAAAAGCTTGGCTCGAACGGATGTATGGATCCGTTCCAGGGCACTGTCCCGAGACCAAGTGCTGGCAATCAATTACCTTCTAAAATCTCGCGCCTGCAAACATGTGGCGGCGCCTGTAGAGGATTGGCTCTACCCGGAACGAGAATACGCCGGTGATTGGGGCCAGATTGGGGAAGTGCTTCTCCCGCCAGCTGACGAGCTTTGGCATTTCGGCGGGGAAATGTTCGTTGGTTACGAGGATGGCTCGACCCTCTACCAGGACCCGTACGGCGTACTTCAGGCAGTAATGAGTATCTGA
- a CDS encoding DUF1120 domain-containing protein encodes MKILHKTVAGLAVVASTSLPALAESVDLRVVGTITPVACTPTISGGGVVDYGVISPNTLSATAFTTLPVKDVDISIVCEAPASVALKSRSSRAGTVAGATENGNNIAISPVKLFDTDGLGVVGLGLAGTKKIGGVAFSIDPASVTLDGDGAESLSKTWGQVDWSKNEASKFLFDPQWTRMFSWSKKGVTTPAKFTTMSGKVSAQAYINKTSELDMTKPINIDGMISLEMVYL; translated from the coding sequence ATGAAAATATTGCATAAAACAGTGGCCGGCCTGGCGGTGGTGGCTAGTACTTCGCTTCCGGCATTAGCAGAAAGCGTTGATCTGCGGGTAGTGGGCACCATTACCCCGGTAGCTTGTACGCCAACGATATCAGGTGGAGGAGTAGTGGACTATGGCGTGATTTCCCCTAATACCTTGTCGGCAACGGCGTTCACCACGTTACCTGTTAAAGATGTCGATATCAGTATTGTTTGTGAGGCACCGGCCAGTGTGGCGCTTAAGTCCCGGAGTTCCCGTGCAGGTACTGTCGCGGGCGCTACGGAAAATGGCAATAACATCGCGATCTCACCCGTAAAACTATTTGATACGGACGGCCTGGGCGTTGTGGGGTTGGGTTTGGCCGGCACGAAAAAAATCGGGGGGGTGGCTTTCAGTATTGATCCTGCCAGTGTGACGCTCGATGGCGATGGTGCGGAGTCGTTATCGAAAACTTGGGGGCAAGTCGATTGGAGCAAGAATGAAGCATCCAAGTTCTTGTTTGATCCACAGTGGACTCGCATGTTTTCGTGGAGCAAAAAAGGAGTGACCACCCCTGCGAAATTCACCACGATGTCAGGAAAGGTGAGTGCTCAGGCATACATCAACAAGACCTCAGAACTTGATATGACCAAGCCGATCAATATAGATGGCATGATTAGCCTTGAAATGGTTTATCTATAA
- a CDS encoding helix-turn-helix domain-containing protein, with protein sequence MGNLAKELGKKIRQARKAKGLSQDVFALICQVDRSYMGRIERGEVNITVEKLYQIAESLECGPADLLP encoded by the coding sequence ATGGGGAATCTGGCGAAAGAATTGGGGAAAAAGATCAGGCAAGCGAGAAAAGCAAAAGGTCTATCGCAAGACGTCTTCGCTCTGATTTGCCAAGTTGACCGAAGCTACATGGGCCGAATTGAGCGGGGCGAAGTCAATATTACGGTCGAAAAGTTATACCAAATTGCCGAAAGCCTGGAATGTGGCCCAGCAGACCTATTACCGTAG